CATCCGCAGAGTCCGCTTCAACTAAGCACCGCCTCTGATCCGCCGCCACGACCCCCAACTCATGGAACCTGTCAGCTTTACACACAATAAAGCCTATTTTTGGTAGTAAATTGGTGAAGatgtttttttatctttattcttTGGTTGGATTTAACGCTTTGAACTGTATGAACAACTGTTGAACCGAGAGGATTTACACAAGAAGCTGCACACTGATCCTGAGTCACAAGACATAAGGCTTAAGAAGAAGGGTTCTTATACCTTTCTCAAAGTCAAATTCAAGCACCTTCTAACTATTTAAGATTTTCCAAAGCTTCAAACTTATGATAAATTACATAAAATGCATTGATACAAACTATCATCACTGTTCtatatgaaatgttttgttggCATTTAACACAAGGGGCTTTCAGTTAGTGGGTTGTCCAATAACAGGAAGGTTgggggttcaattcccactctcgacACTCAAGATTGACGAATCGGTCTACCTCGCCACGGCCGAGGTgctcttgagcaaggcaccgtgccatgctccctgggtgctGTGAGTGGCTGCATGGcatctgtctgagtgtgtgaacctgtgccaacctggatgggttaaatacAGGAGAAATTTCATTTATCACTGTATGCATGACAAATctcatcttaaagggatagttcgcctcttttgacatgaagctgtatgacatcccatatcagcaacatcatttctgaacatcttcttaccccctgctgcgtcctgtgagcagagttccagcctcgttttggtgttgatgaaggtagtctggctagttggcgcgcctgccaacagccgcgcctgttacagtgtttgctgctcggtctacacagcaggcagtgatacaaagggagagaaaatagggccaagcgattgtgaggtctgactttcctggagaaccattttgtgatgcaaatgtattactctgttgaacgcatattgttgagaagcaaaacgctttattttttaaaccccagccaactagccggactaccttcatcaacaccaaaacgaggctggaactctgctcacaggacgcagcagggggtaagaagatgttcagaaatgatgttgctgatatgggatgtcatacagcttcatgtcaaaagaggcgaactatccctttaatcttaAATATCAGCATCCTACAGAACCCATCTGATCTAAGACTGAAATTACCTAAACCATTTAGACGTGGCATCAGTCTGAGGAAGGGAGTCCATCAGCTATACAAGTATATCAACATCAGCCGACAGTGGGCTTTAAAAACCTTGATTAAATAAATACTTCATTTTAAACtcaggatggaaggaaggaaaaaaaaaaaaaaaaaaaaaaaagttaaagtcagGGAGCAATTTATTACCATAACAGTGCAATTACAGCTGGAaatttcactttaaaatgatccCCATTAAGTCAAGATTAGAGTTGATATCTTAAGGTTAGAGTCATTCGGGTTCCCGAAGCTTTTATTCAGATTCACGAACAAACAGGAGGGTCACAACATGTTAAAGAAACTAAAATCCTGATGAAAACTGTTAAacagctcaaaaaaaaaaaaaaaaaaaaaaaaaaaaaaaaaggcactttTGAGACTGAGGCAGAGCAGAACTGAGGTGCAGAAAGTTCCTCAGAAGCTGCTTCCAGACAAACTGACTGGAACCAGAACAGTGTTCAGGCTTGAGGAAACGTTTAAAGGTGCATAACAAGAAACTTCGGACGTTCAGCAGGATcgtcttaaaaacaacaaaaacaaaaaacgattGAATGAAAAACtctaaaaacattaaaacagttTCTTCACAAGTGATCTAATAAATAAAGTGCAGGTGAAAGGCCCCCCAAAGATGTCCCGAGTTCTGCGTCAGGGGCTGCTGAGCGGAGCGGCCGCCATGTTGTAAGTGATGGGGGACCTCAGCTGCGGGATGAGGCTGATCCTCATCAGCTTGCTGCTCGAGTACTTGTTCTTCACAGCCTGCAGAGGGCAGAGTTCAAAGTTCACTGACGCCATATCAGGAGTTAAGTTTTTAAAAACCAGCAGACTCACCTGAAACTTGGTTTTCCCGTCGTTTACCAGCACAACGTTCTTGGCGATGTGCTGCATCACGGGCTTCAGGTGGGCCGCATCGTAGGTGGAGTAGTGCTGCTGCGTGGGCGACTGAGGAAGAGGAGATGGGTTACGACCCGCCTGAAAGGGCGGCGGAGGGAGGCCGACGCCGGTTCAACTCACCCACGGCAGCCCGTCCAGCAGCAGCTGGGAGAGACACAGCGAGGCGGCGGCGACCTCGGAGGGCCGCAGGTGCACCATGCTGTAGTCCAGCAGGGTCAGCTCCATCAGGTACTTGGCCAGCGTGTGCTTCTTTAAGTCACACTGAAACATCCCAAAGTCAACTCTGAACAAGCCGCCTGCTCTTTGTGTTCTGAGGAATCTGCAACCAGTTCCAAAAGAGTTGGGACGCCGCAGGAAATTTAAAATGGCAGTTTGTGGCTTTTTAAACACGTTTGTGTATAGCTGCACATGTGCAGGGATCAGAGGTTTGGTTTTAGTGTCACTTTATAAAAATCAGATATTCAGTCTAAATTGaatattaaagggacagttcgcctcttttgacatgaagctgtatgacatcccatatcagcaacattttttaatgaacatcttcttaccccctgcggcgtcctgtgagcagagttccagcctcgttttggaaggaaatgcacctgaagttcttttgcctaccgatgttgaacgcacttattgtaagtcgctttggttaaaagcgtctgcaaaatgaccgtaatgcaatgtaaatgtaatgttttgggggtgatgaaggtagtccggctagggtttaaaaaaataaagcgttttgcttcccaaaacaatatgcattaaAGGAGCTCAGTCTATTACAAGAGCTACTGAGGCATTTGACGTCGGATGGCTGGTTGATGCGCTGCCTGTCCTGGCTTGCTGCTCTCATACCGTGTCTAAATTAATTTCCACGCTGTTCCTTGAAGTTGCCACCAGTGGATTTATTCTTTCGTAAATGTTAAAACAATGGCACAACGAGCGCCTCGCACCACAGCGGTCAAAAACCGTTTGCCCTTCCGGGTCAAAACACCTGACAAAGAGTGCACGAGACTCCTATATGCACCTGAGACCCCCTGGTGACAGCACAGCGACGCCACACATACAGAGTACATTACACCCTTGACTCAGGACACTAACACAACACATTTAGCTCctacaatatgcgttcaacagagtaatacatttgcatcacaaaatggttctccaggaaaaagtcagacctcacaatcgcttggccctattttctctcccttcgtatcactgcctgctgccgcctgctgacagccgcgcctgttacggtgtttgctgctcggaagcaggggactgctcggtctgcacagcaggcagtgttGTTGCAACTAATCAGGTTTCCATTGGTTGCACAGATAAACGGGACTCGTTCTCCATGATGCTGAATCACTTCATTAAAACAGACCTGATTCTGTCCTGAGATCACTGCCTGGGTTCAGAAACACCTCCAGAAATCACCGTCTGAGCACAGCTCAGCGTAACGTCCACAGAGGCAGGTTAGAGCTCCAtcaggcagagaagaagccacatgtgaacatgGTCCAGGAACTCTGCCGTCCTCTCTGGACCAAACCTTGTTTAAAATGGACCGAGGCAGAGTgggaaactgttctgtggtcagatggatCAGAACCTGATGCTGCGTCctccagactaaagaggagagggagcaTCCAGCTGTTATCAGCTCAGTCTCAGTCCTCagatgttaaaagaagaggggatgctacagtGGGAAACCTGCCCCAACATTTatgagacatgttgctgccatcaggtTTCAGATGAGTTCATATTTTACCTGATAGTCAAATGTGTCACTTTATGTTGTGACTAAAATATATCTCTTGAGACTTTCATATAATtgctagtttatcttttttttttttcttccatttcacACGGCGTCCTGACCCTTTTGTGATTTTGATTGCATTTCACGCTCAGCTTTAAACCAAATGTGTAAGTCAGCAGCACATTTTCATTAAACTGATGAACACATCCTGCTGTACAAACATTTCTCCGCATTTTCAAACAAACTCACATCTGCCACCTTGGAGGCTCGCCGGAGGAAGTGCAGCGGGAGCGGACGCCCCAGCTGGAAGTTGAGGCTCCTCAGAATCAGCCGCTCCATCTCCAGGATCTGAGACTTGGTGAAGGCGTGGTCTGTGATGTAGGCGAAGTCGCCCACCTCCGGAGCGCAGATCTCCTCGTACTTACAGGCCACCATCATGGCCGTCACACCCaccagctgcagcttcctgcGAGGCACCGGGTGGACCTGCAGGGCAGCAGCAAAGGattgtttttttcagttgtaAGTGTACAAACATTAGAAAAAAAGTCCCACCCCAAACTAACACAAGCGTTGCAATATACAtctctacatatatatccatgcaTACACCAATATACACACATCAGAAAGATGACACgtattcggcgctactaaagctagccgcagtgagcaacgcacttccggttattttcacaaaataaaatacccgttgccttttatcatagggaaagccattaccatacaattggtgcttttgttttgaaaacaggaagtgaacctaccctcgttgtagctagcttgaaactgccgttttgacaggaaaagacgattggcgacgtcacgttacgttgcatcttgggtagtttgagtatgagtagtaacctcatgatgcatacccaacatttcagagaatctagtatgcatccgggaacttaaagtTAGGAGTAAtaggcagtttcgaacacagccttagtttcTGTAAAAAGGAGTTCAATGGTTTCCAGATCCTCCAAA
This Odontesthes bonariensis isolate fOdoBon6 chromosome 1, fOdoBon6.hap1, whole genome shotgun sequence DNA region includes the following protein-coding sequences:
- the LOC142383865 gene encoding G2/mitotic-specific cyclin-B2-like, which translates into the protein MSSVEVRDALLPAAENPLKKGESCAAGPRRGVLGEITNFKAANIKIFGQSKSTKPSCAQKAKPVQGEVPVQLQIQAASEPLCQAFSEMLLTVQDVDEQDADLPQLCSEYVKDIYSYLHVLEVQQAVRAKYMQGYEISERMRALLVDWLVQVHSKFQLLQETLFLTVATMDRFLQVHPVPRRKLQLVGVTAMMVACKYEEICAPEVGDFAYITDHAFTKSQILEMERLILRSLNFQLGRPLPLHFLRRASKVADCDLKKHTLAKYLMELTLLDYSMVHLRPSEVAAASLCLSQLLLDGLPWSPTQQHYSTYDAAHLKPVMQHIAKNVVLVNDGKTKFQAVKNKYSSSKLMRISLIPQLRSPITYNMAAAPLSSP